The Bradysia coprophila strain Holo2 unplaced genomic scaffold, BU_Bcop_v1 contig_151, whole genome shotgun sequence genome contains a region encoding:
- the LOC119074451 gene encoding zinc finger protein 37 homolog: protein MDADYQLDIDVHKMCRCCLTADEKDLKNIFCYDILDGAIVDFPKIYKNVTDIETKKDDKLPQGICSTCKAKASEFHLFKQRCINSNNLLCKILDVPIPVKSLEKPSQTDRATQSMVCETTAQGTQTIETVESKRVNQQQQIDYVDRRESKTAVKMIDTRAVKHEVEAELEEDFVDQEAVEVDDYVLDYECESEYLSPDNMYVIGDDGSPIEDNGDPFIDTIEYKIEGLENDQIQVLESMDATETYSIVEPTKFPAPKRLKKSVETCNICKTKVKTSLLKSHRNLHQRTLPTILDSIPYFRCGRCKTVFSEISHLESHFVNGSCSSYEDEPNCTDYQYLEDFPECDTEEGGEFSGCRTLRLCSVLQTSDDTFTCELCFNFTSSSVHDILVHCVKHFSNDKENNVVYYDETMPGPHRCGVCQLNQSSLSAALRHVFFHLSSFICPHKDCDDKFADFKSLNVHFDQCHMQKESVNNQQCMHCGYIAGNYQAFRQHQWRECEKKIHRCEVCDKKFFHKTSLSMHMKYHLEAKYACEECNKTFSQSCDLKVHRRIHTGEKPYKCEHCDKSFRSISNRKDHMSTHRTDKLFTCEICSQTFKSERTLRGHYPIHNATKKFQCTQCNKSFHRRFHLTLHLKSHERKDYRVVSTSPSAKVKA, encoded by the exons ATGGATGCAGACTATCAATTAGACATTGATGTGCATAAAATGTGCAGATGCTGTTTGACGGCTGATGAAAAAGACCTGAAAAACATCTTCTGCTATGACATTTTGGACGGCGCTATTGTTGACTTTcccaaaatttacaaaaatgttacaGACATTGAG ACCAAAAAAGACGACAAACTACCGCAAGGTATTTGCTCCACTTGTAAAGCAAAGGCCAGcgaatttcatttgttcaagCAACGATGCATAAACTCGAACAATTTGCTGTGTAAGATTTTGGATGTTCCCATTCCTGTTAAGTCGTTGGAAAAACCATCTCAAACGGATAGGGCTACACAATCGATGGTTTGTGAAACTACGGCTCAAGGAACACAAACTATTGAAACGGTTGAATCGAAACGAGtgaaccaacaacaacaaatcgaCTATGTCGACAGACGGGAAAGTAAGACTGCAGTGAAAATGATTGATACGCGCGCCGTCAAACATGAAGTGGAAGCAGAACTCGAAGAAGACTTTGTCGATCAGGAAGCTGTAGAAGTGGACGACTATGTCTTAGATTACGAGTGCGAGTCAGAGTATCTGTCACCAGACAATATGTATGTCATCGGTGATGATGGCTCTCCCATCGAAGACAACGGAGATCCGTTCATCGACACGATTGAATACAAAATCGAAGGATTGGAAAACGATCAAATCCAAGTTCTGGAAAGTATGGATGCGACTGAGACCTACAGCATCGTCGAACCGACTAAATTTCCCGCACCAAAACGATTAAAAAAGTCGGTCGAAACGTGCAACATTTGCAAAACGAAAGTCAAAACCAGCCTCCTCAAATCGCACCGGAATTTACACCAACGTACGTTACCGACGATACTCGACTCGATTCCGTATTTTCGGTGTGGTCGATGCAAAACCGTTTTCTCCGAAATATCTCACCTGGAAAGTCATTTTGTCAATGGCAGCTGCTCCTCGTACGAAGACGAGCCGAACTGTACCGATTATCAGTATCTGGAAGACTTTCCGGAATGTGACACTGAAGAAGGAGGGGAATTTTCTGGATGCCGAACGCTTCGTCTCTGTTCGGTTCTGCAAACATCGGACGATACGTTTACCTGTGAGCTGTGCTTCAATTTCACCAGTTCAAGCGTTCATGACATTCTCGTGCATTGCGTCAAGCACTTCAGTAATGACAAGGAGAACAACGTCGTCTATTACGACGAAACAATGCCCGGTCCACACAGATGTGGCGTATGTCAATTGAATCAATCGTCCTTGTCTGCCGCGCTGCGCCATGTCTTCTTCCATCTATCGTCGTTTATCTGCCCGCACAAAGATTGTGACGACAAATTTGCCGATTTCAAATCGCTCAACGTACACTTCGACCAGTGCCATATGCAGAAAGAAAGTGTTAACAATCAACAGTGCATGCACTGCGGTTACATTGCGGGAAATTATCAAGCCTTTCGACAGCATCAGTGGAGGGAGTgcgaaaagaaaatccatCGATGTGAAGTATGCG ACAAGAAATTCTTTCACAAAACATCTCTGTCGATGCACATGAAATACCATTTGGAGGCGAAATATGCGTGCGAAGAATGCAACAAAACGTTTTCACAGTCGTGCGACTTGAAGGTGCACCGTCGTATCCATACTGGAGAGAAACCG TACAAGTGCGAGCACTGCGACAAATCATTCCGATCGATAAGTAACAG AAAGGATCACATGAGCACCCATCGAACCGACAAACTGTTCACCTGCGAAATCTGTTCACAAACATTCAAATCGGAACGCACGCTACGAGGCCACTATCCCATTCACAATGCTACCAAGAAATTTCAGTGCACTCAATGCAACAAGTCTTTCCATCGCCGGTTCCATTTGACGTTGCACTTGAAAAGTCACGAGAGAAAGGATTATCGAGTTGTCAGCACATCGCCGTCGGCTAAAGTTAAGGCGTAG